In Sorghum bicolor cultivar BTx623 chromosome 10, Sorghum_bicolor_NCBIv3, whole genome shotgun sequence, one genomic interval encodes:
- the LOC8071349 gene encoding DNA-damage-repair/toleration protein DRT111, chloroplastic, whose amino-acid sequence MLGGLYGDLPPPSSTGDEDKASTASVWSSATKMAPPTLRKPSTTFAPPPSILRNQHLRPPKATSTSAPAPPVVAAEPAPATSFQPAFVAVQSTVLEEYDPARPNDYEDYRKDKLRRAKEAELNKELERRRREEQEREREREQREREAREREEKDYQSRASSLNISGEEAWKRRAAMSGGGAAARTPSSPPHGDGFAIGSSSSAGLGVGAGGQMTAAQRMMAKMGWKEGQGLGKQEQGITAPLVAKKTDRRGGVIVDESSSRPPEKKPRSVSFDGQPTRVLLLRNMVGPGEVDDELEDEVASECAKYGTVSRVLIFEITQADFPADEAVRIFIQFERAEEATKAMVDLQGRFFGGRVVQATFFDEEKFGRNELAPMPGEVPGFFD is encoded by the exons ATGCTCGGCGGCCTGTACGGCGACctcccgccgccgtcgtcgaccGGCGACGAAGACAAGGCCTCCACGGCCTCCGTTTGGTCCAGCGCCACCAAGATGGCGCCTCCCACCCTCCGCAAGCCGTCCACTACCTTCGCCCCACCCCCATCTATTCTCCGGAACCAGCACCTGCGCCCGCCCAAagccacctccacctccgccCCCGCTCCCCCCGTCGTTGCCGCCGAACCCGCCCCGGCCACCTCCTTCCAGCCCGCGTTCGTCGCCGTCCAGTCCACCGTGCTGGAGGAGTACGACCCTGCCAGGCCCAACGACTACGAGGACTACCGTAAGGACAAGCTCCGACGCGCCAAGGAGGCTGAGCTGAACAAGGAGCTTGAGAGGCGGCGCCGCGAGGAGCAAGAGCGGGAGAGGGAACGCGAGCAGCGGGAGAGGGAGGCCCGCGAGCGCGAGGAAAAGGACTACCAGTCCAGGGCCTCCTCCCTCAACATATCCGGCGAGGAGGCATGGAAGAGGAGGGCAGCGATGAGCGGTGGCGGTGCTGCTGCTAGAACCCCCTCGTCTCCACCTCACGGGGATGGCTTCGCCATTGGGAGCTCATCTTCTGCTGGGTTGGGTGTGGGTGCCGGCGGACAGATGACTGCTGCCCAGCGGATGATGGCCAAGATGGGGTGGAAGGAAGGTCAGGGACTTGGCAAGCAAGAGCAGGGGATCACTGCGCCTCTAGTGGCAAAGAAGACCGATAGGAGGGGAGGAGTTATTGTTGATGAGAGCAGTTCCAGGCCTCCAGAAAAGAAGCCGAGATCTGTCAGCTTTGATGGGCAACCGACACGAGTTTTGCTGCTCCGCAATATG GTTGGTCCTGGTGAGGTTGACGATGAGCTGGAAGATGAGGTAGCATCGGAGTGTGCCAAGTATGGGACGGTGTCTCGGGTGCTGATATTTGAGATCACACAGGCAGACTTCCCAGCTGATGAGGCTGTAAGGATATTCATACAGTTTGAGCGGGCAGAAGAAGCAACAAAAGCAATGGTTGATCTGCAAGGGCGGTTCTTTGGCGGGCGTGTGGTGCAGGCAACCTTCTTTGATGAGGAAAAGTTTGGGAGAaacgaacttgctccgatgccagggGAAGTACCAGGGTTTTTCGACTAA
- the LOC8071350 gene encoding probable WRKY transcription factor 30 encodes MQDGAGAEAAGSSMQALLALLADGEEQARQLGEMMADDPWSRAEHYRGAARRLQCTLGKAAAVARAIEAAAPGSSRGTDDRSDSPRSADESSGRTTTEVQERQSMFKRRKGLPRWTAKFRVPDASLDATPDDGFSWRKYGQKDILGAKFPRGYYRCTYRTAQACGATKQVQRSDTDLCVFDVTYQGEHTCHQKQRASATVAAAPAHGAGSQSPPPPPPLEQQQQQQDPSMMQLLRLGFKRVLKVETTPGLHDHGIGHRDSGPASAPAAPFSFPSASPFHLAGEATDNPAAAFSPPPASSYFPAPHPVAVDGSFYDYEASPVALMRGAEPSELGEVVTRAITTGPAAFDYSSLFHHQAELDDPHLPFPPFGGPPHGPYQ; translated from the exons ATGCAAGACGGCGCGGGAGCAGAAGCAGCAGGGAGCAGCATGCAGGCGCTGCTGGCGCtcctcgccgacggcgaggagcAGGCGCGGCAGCTCGGGGAGATGATGGCCGACGACCCGTGGTCACGGGCGGAGCACTACaggggcgcggcgcggcggctgCAGTGCACGCTCGGGAAGGCGGCGGCCGTCGCCAGGGCCATCGAGGCGGCCGCGCCGGGGTCGTCGCGGGGCACCGACGACCGCTCCGACTCGCCGCGGTCGGCGGACGAGAGCTCTGGCCGGACAACGACGGAGGTGCAGGAGCGCCAGAGCATGTTCAAGAGAAG GAAAGGTCTACCAAGATGGACCGCGAAATTCCGCGTGCCAGATGCAAGCTTGGATGCCACCCCGGACGACGGCTTCAGCTGGAGAAAGTACGGCCAGAAGGACATCCTCGGCGCCAAGTTTCCCAG GGGCTACTACCGGTGCACGTACCGCACCGCGCAGGCGTGCGGCGCCACGAAGCAGGTGCAGCGCTCCGACACCGACCTGTGCGTGTTCGACGTCACGTACCAGGGCGAGCACACCTGCCACCAGAAGCAGCGCGCCAgcgccaccgtggccgcggcGCCCGCGCACGGCGCCGGGAGccagtcgccgccgccgccgccgccgctggagcagcagcagcagcagcaggacccGAGCATGATGCAGCTGCTGAGGTTGGGCTTCAAGCGCGTCCTCAAGGTGGAGACGACGCCGGGGCTCCACGACCATGGAATTGGCCACCGCGACAGCGGCCCCGCCTCCGCGCCCGCCGCGCCCTTCTCCTTCCCCTCCGCGTCGCCGTTCCACCTCGCCGGCGAGGCGACCGACAACCCCGCCGCGGCCTTCTCGCCGCCGCCCGCGTCGAGCTACTTCCCTGCGCCGCACCCGGTGGCGGTCGACGGGAGCTTCTACGACTATGAGGCTAGTCCGGTGGCGCTCATGCGCGGGGCGGAGCCGTCGGAGCTCGGCGAGGTCGTCACCAGGGCGATCACCACCGGCCCCGCCGCGTTCGACTACTCGTCACTCTTCCACCACCAGGCTGAGCTCGACGACCCGCACCTGCCGTTCCCGCCATTTGGCGGCCCGCCCCACGGACCATACCAGTAG